In Trichocoleus desertorum NBK24, the following are encoded in one genomic region:
- the hisB gene encoding imidazoleglycerol-phosphate dehydratase HisB, with protein sequence MQTSIHETSFQENREAVDQANGASLEPPLSGRVASVSRKTGETDVHVTINLDGQGRCVAATGIPFLDHMLHQIASHGLIDLEVRATGDIEIDDHHTNEDVGITLGQALAKALGERKGIVRFGNFLAPLDEALIQVALDLSGRPHISYGLQIPTERVGTYDTQLVREFFVAVVNHSQMTLHIRQLDGINSHHIIEATFKAFARALRIATETDPRRAHTIPSSKGVL encoded by the coding sequence ATGCAGACTAGCATTCATGAAACGTCTTTTCAAGAGAATCGCGAAGCCGTTGATCAGGCCAACGGAGCGTCTTTAGAACCACCCTTATCAGGACGAGTCGCCTCTGTCAGCCGCAAAACGGGTGAGACGGATGTGCATGTCACGATCAATTTGGATGGGCAGGGTCGCTGTGTAGCCGCTACAGGTATTCCTTTTCTTGACCACATGCTGCATCAGATTGCTTCGCATGGGCTGATTGACTTAGAAGTTCGAGCGACGGGTGATATAGAAATTGACGACCACCACACCAACGAAGATGTGGGCATTACTCTGGGTCAAGCTTTGGCGAAAGCATTGGGCGAGCGCAAAGGCATTGTTCGATTTGGTAATTTCCTCGCTCCACTGGATGAAGCTCTAATCCAGGTAGCTCTAGATTTATCGGGTCGGCCTCACATTAGCTACGGCTTGCAAATCCCCACTGAGCGGGTCGGCACTTATGACACGCAACTAGTGCGGGAATTCTTTGTGGCAGTGGTCAACCATAGCCAAATGACGTTGCACATTCGCCAGTTGGATGGCATCAACTCGCACCATATTATTGAAGCCACGTTCAAGGCGTTTGCCCGCGCTTTGCGGATCGCTACTGAAACCGATCCGCGTCGGGCTCACACTATTCCCAGTTCCAAGGGCGTTTTGTAA
- the ntcA gene encoding global nitrogen regulator NtcA yields MVMTQDRPLASVFRQLGGGAFPPVIETFDRGKTIFFPGDPAERVYFLVKGAVKLSRVYEAGEEITVALLRENSVFGVLSLITGNRSDRFYHAVAFTPAELLSVPIEQVEKALKDNPELSMLMLQGLSSRILQTEMMIETLAHRDMGSRLVSFLLILCRDFGVPGAEGITIDLKLSHQAIAEAIGSTRVTVTRLLGDLRQEQMISIHKKKITVHNPVALSQQFS; encoded by the coding sequence ATGGTAATGACGCAGGATCGGCCATTAGCATCTGTGTTTCGTCAGTTGGGAGGGGGAGCATTTCCTCCCGTGATTGAAACATTTGATCGAGGCAAGACGATTTTCTTCCCTGGTGATCCAGCGGAGCGGGTCTACTTTTTGGTCAAAGGCGCGGTTAAGCTGTCTCGCGTTTATGAGGCGGGCGAAGAAATCACCGTGGCCTTGCTACGAGAAAATAGCGTCTTCGGCGTGCTCTCTCTGATTACGGGCAACCGCTCCGATCGCTTTTATCATGCAGTTGCCTTCACCCCGGCGGAGTTACTCTCGGTGCCTATTGAGCAGGTGGAGAAAGCCCTCAAGGATAACCCAGAGCTATCCATGCTGATGTTGCAAGGGTTGTCTTCGCGCATCTTGCAAACGGAGATGATGATTGAAACGCTGGCCCATCGGGATATGGGATCACGCCTCGTCAGCTTCTTACTCATTCTCTGTCGTGACTTTGGAGTTCCTGGCGCTGAGGGGATCACGATCGATCTGAAATTATCGCATCAGGCGATCGCAGAGGCCATCGGCTCTACCCGCGTTACAGTCACTCGCCTCCTGGGAGATCTGCGGCAAGAGCAAATGATTTCTATCCACAAGAA
- a CDS encoding glycosyltransferase family 2 protein, translating into MRFSIVITTYNRLSLLKRAIASALDQTVPCEVVVVDNCSTDGTEEYVRSLGKQVVYHRNPTNLGHSGAVNAGVKVANGTWIKPVDDDDYLAPNCIEQMTKAIALRLQAAICSCQAAQVDDKGTELSRTRQVGPGQVCYIPQEDIHYGMLLEQVPFGTPIQVAFRRDAFLESGGWDTSLTSCDDIDSWIRIAQYGDALFINQCLTYRTVWPGGYDQKIALETRMNTNILMKERIHALVSEKYRSAIPAIQDIRNYLRLHWGLVAVKQRKITNALQMLLPATNSLAAWQLLLSARKGYQPNPAIRKLVLLEAYSPAEAAMLINS; encoded by the coding sequence ATGAGATTCAGCATTGTGATCACCACTTACAACCGCCTGTCTCTACTGAAGCGGGCGATCGCTTCAGCGCTAGATCAAACCGTTCCCTGTGAGGTTGTGGTTGTCGATAATTGCTCTACCGATGGCACCGAAGAGTATGTGCGTAGTTTAGGTAAGCAGGTGGTTTATCATCGCAATCCTACTAACTTGGGCCATTCAGGGGCGGTTAATGCTGGCGTAAAAGTTGCTAACGGAACCTGGATTAAGCCTGTGGATGATGACGACTACTTAGCGCCTAACTGCATCGAGCAGATGACCAAGGCGATCGCCCTACGTCTACAAGCTGCTATTTGCTCTTGCCAAGCAGCCCAAGTGGATGACAAGGGAACAGAGCTAAGCAGAACCCGACAAGTGGGACCCGGACAAGTCTGTTACATCCCGCAAGAAGACATTCATTACGGCATGCTGCTGGAGCAAGTGCCCTTCGGGACTCCCATTCAAGTTGCCTTCCGCAGAGACGCATTTCTAGAGTCTGGGGGTTGGGATACCAGCTTAACCAGTTGTGATGACATTGATTCTTGGATCAGAATCGCCCAATACGGAGATGCCCTTTTTATCAATCAGTGCTTAACCTACCGAACTGTTTGGCCCGGTGGTTATGACCAAAAAATTGCTCTGGAAACTCGCATGAACACCAACATCCTCATGAAGGAAAGAATTCATGCCTTAGTGAGCGAAAAATACCGCTCAGCAATTCCAGCCATTCAAGATATTCGTAACTATCTTCGTCTGCATTGGGGGTTAGTTGCTGTTAAGCAAAGGAAAATTACCAATGCCCTCCAGATGTTGCTACCTGCTACTAACTCTCTGGCGGCTTGGCAGCTACTGCTAAGTGCTCGCAAAGGTTACCAGCCAAACCCAGCCATTCGCAAGCTGGTTTTACTAGAGGCTTACTCCCCTGCGGAAGCAGCAATGCTGATAAATTCTTGA
- a CDS encoding helix-turn-helix domain-containing protein, producing MARPFHVEIQESVEYLEKSLHQARRVSQKEKLQMLWWLKSAQVQQHQELAQRLGRNPSTITRWLQQYRQGGISELLRLKKSPGRPPEMDDEMLRQLQERLAQPEGFKSYGEVEQWVRSELGKAVKYKTVHKTVRYRLKAKLKVPRPQSIQQDPQAVTLFKKTSPLPF from the coding sequence ATGGCACGCCCCTTTCACGTTGAAATTCAAGAGAGTGTGGAGTATCTCGAAAAGAGCTTGCACCAAGCCCGAAGAGTGAGCCAAAAAGAGAAACTACAAATGCTGTGGTGGCTCAAGAGTGCTCAAGTGCAGCAACATCAAGAACTTGCTCAACGCTTGGGCCGCAATCCTTCAACCATTACTCGCTGGCTGCAACAGTATCGCCAAGGAGGTATCAGTGAGTTGCTGCGCCTCAAGAAGTCACCGGGTCGTCCACCAGAAATGGATGATGAGATGCTGCGGCAACTGCAAGAGCGTTTGGCACAACCGGAGGGATTCAAAAGTTATGGGGAGGTCGAACAGTGGGTGCGAAGCGAATTGGGCAAAGCCGTGAAATACAAAACGGTGCATAAAACCGTGCGTTATCGGCTGAAAGCAAAATTGAAGGTGCCTCGTCCTCAAAGCATTCAGCAAGATCCGCAAGCAGTCACCTTGTTTAAAAAAACATCCCCCTTGCCCTTCTAA
- a CDS encoding folate/biopterin family MFS transporter, with translation MIVSESGWSKIKSSFTEKVFFGQEPSAELIAILVVYFVQGIVGLARLAISFFLKDELGIGPAQVSALMGIAALPWMIKPVFGFISDGLPIFGYRRRPYLILSGVLGAASWIALATVVHTAWAATLAIALTSLSVAVSDVIVDSLVVERAREESLSTAGSLQSLCWGASALGGLLTAYFSGSLLQRFDAHTIFAITASFPLIVSAVAGLIAESRVSARPNWSVVKHQLGQLRQAVTQKVIWLPTAFLFLWQATPTADSAFFYFTTNELGFQPEFLGRVRLVTSLASLVGIWLFQRFFKEVPFRAFFGWTTLLSAVLGMSMLLLVTHANRALGIDDHWFSLGDSLILTVMGQIAYMPVLVLAARLCPAGVEATLFALLMSITNLAGLVSYELGAVLTHWLGITETNFSSLWLLVLITNLSTLLPLPFLGWLPGADPKAESGTASLQATPAIERDLAIARQLGQPFLPDLMSEWVPQAMREPIEETID, from the coding sequence ATGATTGTTTCTGAATCTGGTTGGTCCAAAATCAAGTCATCTTTCACAGAAAAAGTTTTCTTCGGGCAGGAGCCGAGTGCAGAGTTAATTGCCATCTTGGTGGTTTACTTTGTGCAAGGGATTGTCGGCTTAGCTCGATTAGCCATTAGCTTCTTCCTCAAAGATGAGTTAGGGATTGGCCCAGCACAAGTATCAGCTTTGATGGGAATTGCAGCACTGCCCTGGATGATCAAGCCTGTCTTTGGCTTTATTTCCGATGGGTTGCCCATTTTTGGCTATCGTCGTCGCCCTTATTTAATCTTGTCGGGGGTGCTAGGAGCTGCTTCCTGGATTGCTTTAGCGACGGTGGTGCACACCGCTTGGGCCGCTACCCTCGCGATCGCCCTCACTTCCTTGTCCGTGGCTGTTAGCGATGTCATTGTAGACTCGCTGGTGGTAGAACGAGCCCGCGAAGAGTCGCTGAGTACTGCCGGGTCTCTGCAATCGTTGTGCTGGGGAGCTTCAGCGCTAGGTGGACTTTTGACCGCTTACTTTAGTGGCTCTTTACTTCAGCGCTTTGATGCCCACACCATTTTTGCCATTACCGCTTCCTTTCCCCTGATCGTCTCAGCGGTAGCTGGCCTGATTGCCGAGTCCCGAGTCAGCGCTAGGCCCAATTGGTCAGTGGTCAAGCATCAACTAGGACAACTGCGCCAAGCGGTAACTCAAAAGGTCATTTGGCTACCCACTGCATTCTTATTCCTTTGGCAGGCCACACCAACTGCTGATTCTGCCTTCTTCTACTTCACGACGAATGAGCTGGGATTTCAACCAGAGTTCTTAGGGCGGGTACGGTTGGTCACGAGTCTGGCGTCTTTGGTAGGAATCTGGTTATTTCAGCGCTTTTTCAAAGAAGTGCCGTTTCGCGCCTTTTTTGGTTGGACGACGCTACTCTCGGCTGTGTTGGGCATGAGTATGTTGCTGCTAGTAACGCACGCCAACCGAGCTTTAGGAATTGATGATCATTGGTTCAGCTTGGGCGATAGCTTGATTCTGACGGTGATGGGCCAAATTGCTTACATGCCCGTCTTGGTCTTAGCTGCGCGTCTCTGTCCTGCGGGGGTAGAAGCGACTTTATTTGCCTTGCTAATGTCAATTACAAATCTAGCAGGGCTAGTGTCTTACGAACTGGGAGCTGTGTTGACGCACTGGTTGGGGATTACTGAAACCAATTTCAGTTCTCTCTGGTTGCTGGTGCTGATCACCAATCTCAGTACCTTGTTGCCACTCCCATTTTTAGGTTGGTTGCCAGGAGCTGATCCGAAGGCAGAATCAGGCACAGCAAGTTTGCAAGCCACACCAGCCATTGAACGGGATCTGGCGATCGCTAGGCAACTCGGTCAGCCCTTTTTGCCAGATTTGATGTCGGAATGGGTGCCGCAGGCGATGCGGGAGCCGATTGAAGAAACCATCGATTGA
- a CDS encoding IS630 family transposase, whose protein sequence is MQNLFGQGKRLRYLCQDEMRLGLKTETGRVITACGVKPMAKVAWKRDNFWVYGVVEPLRGWHFEQEYTQLNSEQFQSFLDALSTELGEDRALIQLDRAQAHQAQSLRWAENLIPVLQPAHSPELNPAERLWQYLKSQLEGEHFTTIAQMQKRLSQILGELLPEQVASLTSYDFILEALFYAALN, encoded by the coding sequence TTGCAGAACCTGTTTGGTCAAGGCAAACGGTTGCGGTATTTGTGCCAAGATGAGATGCGCTTGGGACTGAAAACGGAGACAGGGCGAGTCATCACTGCTTGTGGAGTGAAGCCGATGGCGAAAGTAGCGTGGAAGCGAGATAACTTCTGGGTCTATGGAGTCGTTGAACCGCTGAGGGGATGGCACTTTGAGCAGGAGTATACTCAGCTCAACTCTGAGCAGTTTCAATCCTTCCTAGATGCACTTTCAACGGAACTTGGCGAGGATCGGGCACTGATTCAATTAGACCGAGCGCAAGCGCATCAAGCTCAGAGTTTGCGTTGGGCAGAGAATCTGATTCCGGTACTGCAACCTGCTCACTCACCAGAGTTGAATCCAGCAGAACGATTGTGGCAGTATCTCAAATCTCAGCTAGAGGGCGAGCACTTCACAACGATCGCACAGATGCAGAAGCGATTGAGCCAGATTTTAGGCGAACTCCTTCCCGAACAAGTCGCTTCATTGACCAGTTATGATTTCATTTTAGAAGCCCTATTCTATGCAGCCTTAAATTGA
- a CDS encoding carotenoid oxygenase family protein encodes MQSFQLQERATTVPIDGYTRQDWQKGYRSLRKEYDYRIDEVEGRIPLELHGTLFRNGPGLLDVNGQSLHHPFDGDGMICAIAFKDGQAHFRNRFVRTEGFQKEQKAGKILHRGVFGTQKPGGPLANAFDFNLKNIANTQVIYWGGKLLALWEAAEPHRLDPQTLETLGKDYLDGVLSPGSAFAAHPWIDPSSAQNAGDPCLVNFAIKPGLSTNITVYELNPDGKVVRQSVHSVPGFAFIHDFAITPNYCIFFQNPVHFNPLPFALGLRGAAECIKFQPEHPTRILVIPRRASEAMQILETQSGFVFHHANAFEQDGSIYIDSVCYATFPEVEPGSDFREVDFASLAPGQLWRFHLDLAGKRVERQLVESRCCEFPFVHPSKAGRPYRYAYLGAAHAATGNAPLQAILKVDLKSSDRQLWSAAPHGYVGEPVFVPRSGYDHQGLPQSELRGEEDDGWVLSLVYDAKRERSSVVILDARDLNQGPVARLQLKHHVPYGLHGSFTPEYFGSGDR; translated from the coding sequence ATGCAGAGTTTTCAGCTCCAAGAGCGCGCCACGACTGTCCCCATTGACGGTTACACCCGCCAAGATTGGCAAAAGGGATATCGCTCCCTACGTAAGGAATATGACTACCGAATTGATGAAGTAGAGGGCCGAATTCCTCTCGAACTGCATGGAACTTTGTTCCGCAACGGCCCTGGCTTGCTAGATGTCAACGGTCAGTCCTTGCATCATCCTTTTGATGGCGATGGCATGATTTGCGCGATCGCCTTTAAGGACGGTCAAGCCCATTTCCGCAATCGTTTTGTTCGCACCGAAGGCTTCCAAAAAGAGCAAAAAGCGGGCAAGATTCTGCACCGTGGTGTGTTTGGCACGCAGAAGCCTGGAGGACCGCTCGCCAATGCCTTCGACTTCAACCTCAAAAACATTGCCAACACGCAAGTGATTTACTGGGGTGGCAAGTTGCTGGCTTTGTGGGAAGCCGCAGAACCGCACCGCCTCGATCCGCAGACGCTAGAGACCTTAGGCAAAGACTATTTAGATGGCGTTTTGTCCCCAGGTTCCGCCTTTGCGGCTCACCCGTGGATTGATCCGAGTTCTGCTCAAAACGCTGGCGATCCCTGTTTAGTCAACTTTGCGATCAAACCAGGCTTATCCACCAACATTACAGTCTATGAATTGAATCCAGACGGTAAAGTGGTACGGCAATCGGTTCACTCAGTACCTGGATTTGCTTTCATTCATGATTTTGCGATTACACCGAACTACTGCATATTCTTCCAAAATCCGGTGCATTTTAACCCCTTACCCTTTGCCTTGGGGTTGCGCGGAGCCGCAGAGTGCATCAAGTTTCAACCAGAGCATCCAACCCGAATCTTGGTCATTCCTCGACGCGCTTCAGAGGCGATGCAAATCCTAGAAACTCAATCAGGGTTTGTATTTCACCATGCCAATGCTTTTGAGCAAGATGGCTCGATCTACATTGACTCGGTTTGTTACGCAACCTTCCCCGAAGTAGAACCCGGTTCGGATTTCCGAGAAGTCGATTTTGCTAGCTTAGCGCCAGGACAACTGTGGCGCTTCCACTTGGATTTGGCAGGCAAGCGAGTGGAACGGCAACTCGTAGAAAGTCGTTGTTGCGAATTTCCCTTCGTGCATCCATCGAAAGCAGGTCGTCCTTACCGCTATGCCTATCTAGGTGCAGCCCATGCAGCCACGGGAAATGCGCCTTTGCAAGCGATTTTGAAGGTGGATTTGAAGTCGAGCGATCGCCAACTGTGGAGCGCAGCACCTCACGGCTATGTGGGTGAACCCGTATTCGTGCCGCGATCGGGATACGACCACCAAGGGCTACCCCAATCTGAGCTAAGGGGTGAAGAAGACGACGGCTGGGTGCTGAGTCTGGTTTATGACGCGAAGCGAGAGCGATCGAGTGTGGTAATTCTAGATGCTCGCGACCTCAACCAAGGCCCAGTGGCGCGGTTACAGCTAAAGCATCATGTGCCCTACGGCTTGCACGGTAGCTTCACCCCTGAATATTTTGGGTCAGGCGATCGCTAG
- the fabI gene encoding enoyl-ACP reductase FabI — protein sequence MLDLTGKNALVTGIANNRSIAWGIAQQLHKAGANLGITYLPDERGKMEKKVAELVEPLQPSLFVPCNVQDDAQIQSTFETVKEKWGKLDILVHCLAFANKDDLSGGFSNTSRQGFNTALDISTYSLIQLSGAAKPLMTEGGSIVTLTYLGGVRVVPNYNVMGIAKAGLEMSVKYLAAELGPHNIRVNGISAGPIRTLASSAVGGILDMIHHVEEVAPLRRTVTQLEVGNTAAFLCSDLSSGMTGQILYVDSGYEIMGM from the coding sequence ATGCTGGATCTGACCGGAAAAAATGCCTTAGTAACAGGCATTGCTAACAATCGCTCCATTGCTTGGGGAATTGCCCAACAACTCCATAAAGCGGGTGCCAATTTAGGGATTACCTATCTGCCCGATGAGCGGGGCAAGATGGAAAAAAAAGTAGCAGAACTGGTTGAGCCGCTACAACCCAGCTTATTTGTGCCTTGCAATGTCCAAGATGATGCCCAGATTCAGTCCACGTTTGAGACTGTGAAAGAGAAGTGGGGCAAGCTCGACATCTTGGTTCACTGCCTAGCCTTTGCCAATAAAGATGATTTGTCCGGCGGCTTCAGCAATACCTCGCGGCAAGGATTTAATACAGCGCTAGATATCAGCACCTATTCGCTGATTCAGCTTAGTGGTGCGGCTAAACCCTTGATGACAGAAGGTGGCAGCATTGTTACCTTGACCTACTTGGGTGGCGTGCGCGTGGTGCCCAACTACAACGTTATGGGCATTGCTAAAGCGGGTCTAGAAATGAGCGTTAAGTACCTCGCCGCAGAACTCGGACCTCACAATATTCGAGTTAATGGCATTTCCGCTGGCCCCATCAGAACTTTAGCTTCTTCTGCGGTCGGAGGAATTCTAGACATGATTCACCACGTCGAAGAAGTTGCGCCACTGCGTCGCACCGTAACTCAACTGGAAGTTGGTAATACGGCTGCGTTCCTATGCAGCGATTTGTCCAGTGGCATGACAGGGCAAATTCTGTATGTTGATTCTGGCTATGAGATCATGGGGATGTAG
- a CDS encoding putative 2-dehydropantoate 2-reductase, whose product MGASLGAAPNRRYAILGTGALGGFYGARLQQVGIEVHFLLRSDYEQVQQQGLIIESPEGNFTLPQVYAYRQVEDMPRCDVVVVALKSTHNHLLSALLPPVLKEDGVVVMLQNGLGLEAEVAQIVGAKQVLGGLCFICSNKVGPGHIRHLDYGAITLGEYAANYQAGGVTERMSQIAQDFTQAGIPIHLAEDLLLARWRKLVWNIPFNGLSVVLNATTDALMADRYTYALAEQLMREVALGAKVQNRAIADDFIPKMLDDTVKMKPYRTSMKIDYDEGRPLEVEAIFGNPLRAAQAAGVQLPQIAMLYQQLKFLSDRNRTQSPEKR is encoded by the coding sequence ATGGGGGCATCTTTGGGTGCTGCGCCCAATCGTCGTTATGCAATTTTAGGCACGGGAGCTTTGGGTGGTTTTTATGGAGCGCGACTGCAACAAGTAGGCATAGAAGTCCATTTTTTGCTGAGAAGCGACTATGAACAGGTGCAGCAGCAAGGATTAATCATTGAGTCGCCAGAGGGGAATTTCACGCTTCCTCAGGTCTATGCTTACCGCCAAGTCGAGGACATGCCTCGCTGTGATGTTGTGGTAGTCGCGCTCAAAAGCACACACAATCACTTGTTGTCAGCCCTCCTTCCTCCAGTGCTTAAGGAAGATGGCGTTGTCGTAATGCTGCAAAATGGCTTGGGCTTAGAGGCAGAGGTGGCTCAAATTGTGGGGGCAAAACAAGTCCTAGGTGGGTTGTGCTTTATTTGTTCTAACAAAGTAGGGCCTGGGCACATTCGTCACTTGGATTACGGGGCCATCACCTTAGGCGAGTATGCAGCGAATTATCAAGCGGGGGGTGTCACAGAGCGCATGTCCCAGATTGCTCAGGACTTTACCCAGGCTGGTATCCCGATTCACCTAGCTGAAGATTTACTATTAGCGCGTTGGCGCAAACTGGTTTGGAATATTCCCTTCAACGGCTTATCAGTGGTACTCAACGCCACGACCGATGCTCTGATGGCCGATCGCTATACCTATGCTTTAGCGGAGCAACTGATGCGAGAAGTGGCCTTAGGAGCAAAAGTACAAAATCGGGCGATCGCCGATGACTTCATCCCAAAAATGCTGGACGACACCGTAAAGATGAAACCCTATCGCACCAGCATGAAAATTGACTACGACGAAGGCAGACCCCTGGAAGTTGAGGCAATTTTTGGCAACCCGCTCCGAGCTGCCCAAGCCGCAGGAGTTCAGCTACCACAAATTGCCATGCTCTACCAGCAGTTAAAGTTTTTGAGCGATCGCAACCGAACCCAATCTCCAGAGAAAAGGTAG
- a CDS encoding DUF2264 domain-containing protein, protein MENPFNHQQSPYTGLTRSHWEEALFTLIQGVVGYSSPGKARISLPGPASRNGQQADELEGFSRSFIMAGSWLHTSEVGTITYADQSFDIANFYRKGLLAGTDPNHLEYWGDVQSRSQHLVECATLAWSLYLSKAHIWDTYSPQEQRQIADYLFQCTKVEYYSNNWLLFNVITNTVLKRLGMPYVPEQIAKNLQICNRMYVGDGWYRDGFQAYAVDYYNFWVFHYYSLMWVILDGDSQPDLAKLHQERLRTLMSNFRYFFAADGNLPCFGRSAIYRFAYLGAIALGLHLDCVGLDVGEVKTMCNSAFKFFWGQNILTERNHLSLGYLHSCAGMIETYSCASSPYWAAKAFNLLLLPKSAPFWQATEQPLPIHRESYNLPIAGPGFLVLGDQKTGHVQLINQKSHHADAKLRRKYTNFVYSSVFSYNANLESHSYNNALIFSHDGGDTYDQRWQIENLYCEPGFAATKYKLYRADNTGWCYTYILMKDDFMINIHQIETRRILLFREGGYALGFNEGAVEVRSLPGAEAVYQGKKISFIQNLYGYTQQFPAQYPCSENQQTLNPQYLHSAVPALGFGRKRHTVLEELLPRRFYLASMVCGRVGDVAIEPLMNRVKDFRIHRDVVRISFYDNEQVVMQLGKTRFLNLALNGQRIKGKVVMARVTTNGETVLINETISVDTTKKLL, encoded by the coding sequence ATGGAAAACCCCTTTAATCACCAGCAATCTCCCTACACTGGGCTGACGCGATCGCACTGGGAGGAAGCGTTATTTACCCTAATACAAGGGGTTGTAGGCTATAGTTCCCCCGGTAAAGCTAGAATTTCGCTTCCTGGCCCAGCTAGCCGCAATGGTCAACAGGCTGACGAACTGGAGGGCTTCTCTCGCTCATTCATTATGGCCGGATCGTGGCTCCACACGAGTGAGGTGGGCACGATCACCTACGCTGACCAAAGCTTTGATATTGCCAACTTCTACCGCAAAGGACTTTTGGCGGGAACTGACCCTAACCACTTGGAGTACTGGGGCGACGTTCAATCGCGATCGCAGCATCTTGTAGAATGTGCAACCTTGGCGTGGTCTCTGTACTTGTCAAAAGCCCACATCTGGGACACCTACTCCCCTCAAGAACAGAGACAAATTGCCGACTACTTGTTTCAATGCACCAAAGTTGAGTACTACAGCAATAACTGGCTGCTCTTTAATGTCATTACCAACACAGTCTTGAAACGGCTAGGGATGCCCTATGTGCCAGAGCAAATTGCTAAAAATCTGCAAATTTGTAACCGCATGTATGTAGGCGATGGCTGGTATCGCGATGGCTTCCAGGCGTACGCGGTTGACTACTACAACTTCTGGGTCTTTCACTACTACTCTTTGATGTGGGTCATCTTAGACGGCGACTCTCAACCCGATTTGGCGAAACTACATCAAGAGCGGTTACGCACACTGATGAGCAACTTCCGTTACTTCTTTGCAGCGGATGGTAATCTCCCCTGCTTTGGCAGATCTGCGATCTATCGCTTTGCCTATCTGGGGGCGATCGCGTTGGGGTTACACCTGGATTGTGTCGGTCTAGACGTTGGTGAAGTCAAGACGATGTGTAACAGTGCCTTCAAGTTTTTCTGGGGGCAAAATATTCTGACCGAACGCAATCACCTCAGCCTGGGTTACTTGCACTCCTGTGCGGGAATGATTGAAACCTATTCCTGTGCTAGTTCTCCCTACTGGGCAGCTAAAGCTTTTAACCTCCTGCTCTTGCCAAAATCAGCCCCTTTCTGGCAAGCAACCGAGCAGCCTCTCCCGATTCACCGTGAGAGTTACAACTTACCGATTGCGGGACCAGGTTTTCTCGTACTGGGTGACCAAAAAACCGGACATGTGCAGTTAATCAATCAGAAATCTCATCATGCTGATGCCAAGTTGCGCCGGAAGTACACCAATTTTGTTTATTCCTCAGTATTTAGCTATAACGCAAATCTAGAAAGCCATAGCTACAACAACGCCCTGATTTTCTCCCATGACGGTGGCGATACCTACGACCAACGCTGGCAGATTGAGAACCTGTACTGTGAACCGGGGTTTGCTGCGACCAAATACAAGCTTTATCGGGCGGACAACACGGGCTGGTGCTACACCTATATCCTGATGAAGGATGACTTTATGATCAATATCCACCAGATTGAAACACGACGGATCTTACTATTTCGAGAAGGTGGATATGCTCTAGGGTTTAACGAGGGGGCAGTAGAGGTGCGATCGCTCCCTGGAGCAGAAGCTGTCTATCAAGGTAAAAAAATTAGCTTCATCCAAAATCTGTATGGCTACACCCAACAGTTTCCTGCCCAGTATCCTTGCTCAGAAAATCAACAGACCCTTAATCCCCAATACCTCCACAGCGCCGTTCCAGCTTTAGGGTTTGGGCGAAAACGGCACACCGTCTTAGAGGAGTTACTACCCAGGCGCTTCTATTTAGCCTCAATGGTTTGCGGTAGGGTGGGTGATGTTGCAATTGAGCCGTTGATGAATCGGGTAAAAGATTTTCGCATTCACCGCGATGTCGTCAGAATCAGCTTTTATGACAATGAACAGGTTGTAATGCAGTTAGGCAAAACTCGCTTTCTGAATTTGGCACTTAATGGTCAACGCATCAAAGGCAAGGTTGTAATGGCTAGAGTTACAACCAACGGTGAAACTGTTCTGATAAACGAAACGATAAGCGTTGATACGACCAAAAAATTGCTTTAG